A portion of the Panicum virgatum strain AP13 unplaced genomic scaffold, P.virgatum_v5 scaffold_4224, whole genome shotgun sequence genome contains these proteins:
- the LOC120694207 gene encoding probable WRKY transcription factor 70 — MAMASSAPACAASELVAKGRESAAVLQALLAGQQPAVGAVVETPHGLQELTEQILRCCDRALAALRSGTAEGAAASGGTRKRKPERGYGPAAPPATSSKRTRRTIEDGFIWRKYGQKEIHGSKYPRLYFRCTYKDDHGCTARRQVQRSDADPSVFLITYLGDHTCCRGDDEPLAPFVIINFGSSSSDGLPSRSSPWPSCDDDGPGPVVCKSPDLCNSPEEELRSGMDNESSSEFIDQSTPVPEPTSMSPMDGCLLDWTLCDEESSFDIGEFVGQDYFDYFGLL; from the exons ATGGCAATGGCCAGCAGCGCTCCAGCTTGTGCGGCGTCGGAGCTTGTTGCTAAGGGCAGGGAATCGGCTGCTGTTCTGCAGGCCCTGCTCGCCGGCCAGCAGCCGGCGGTTGGCGCAGTCGTCGAAACGCCCCACGGCCTCCAGGAACTCACAGAACAGATCCTCCGCTGCTGCgaccgcgcgctcgccgcgctgcgCAGTGGCACGGCGGAGGGCGCCGCTGCCAGCGGCGGTACCAGGAAGCGCAAGCCGGAGCGCGGTTACGGCCCGGCTGCTCCTCCTGCGACGAGCTCCAAAAGGACGAG ACGGACAATAGAGGACGGCTTCATCTGGAGGAAGTATGGCCAGAAGGAAATCCACGGCAGCAAGTACCCGAG GCTCTACTTCCGCTGCACCTACAAGGACGACCACGGCTGCACGGCCAGGCGGCAGGTGCAGAGGTCGGATGCCGACCCCTCCGTCTTCCTCATCACCTACTTGGGTGACCACACCTGCTGCCGTGGCGACGACGAGCCTCTGGCGCCGTTCGTCATCATCAACTTCGGTTCCAGCAGTAGCGACGGGCTGCCTAGCCGCAGTTCGCCGTGGCCTTCTTGTGACGACGACGGTCCGGGTCCGGTGGTCTGTAAGTCACCGGATTTGTGCAATTCGCCGGAAGAGGAGCTGCGATCAGGCATGGACAACGAGTCGTCGTCCGAGTTCATCGACCAGTCAACACCGGTGCCGGAGCCGACGAGTATGAGCCCGATGGATGGGTGCTTGTTGGATTGGACGCTTTGCGATGAGGAGAGCTCCTTTGACATTGGCGAATTCGTGGGACAGGACTACTTTGATTACTTTGGGCTGCTTTAA